The following are from one region of the Candidatus Polarisedimenticolia bacterium genome:
- a CDS encoding c-type cytochrome: MPATEGGGREETLLATEDERAGEGVYRAENCARCHTLFDRPGEDARPVLPPSPLPETTGAGSRVGPDLGLEGHRHSDEWHYAHLYAPGAVVRGSRMPASRHLFRPSGGLPSPTPDARRLVAYLQALGRGRRDIWAEWRGREVEVPHPPASDGALADRGRELYRRHCASCHGEAGDGRGEAAGFFTIAPRDLAAASFRFRSTPLAQPPADADLFRTITLGSGTGAAMPSFYWLGERDRWALVLAVKGFSPALNGTGLAAVPGDAEEDRPGAVGQPDAARLEAGRRLWDGLGCATCHANDAAGIPGSAPDLTHACALRAGASPEALDRSIRWGIGTAMPSYADAVPDASSRRLLIDYVRTLVEAGPSIRPDREPTSRRTPDRP; encoded by the coding sequence GTGCCGGCCACGGAGGGCGGGGGTCGCGAGGAGACCCTCCTCGCGACCGAGGATGAGAGGGCGGGCGAGGGGGTCTACCGCGCGGAGAACTGCGCGCGCTGCCATACTCTGTTCGACCGGCCGGGAGAGGACGCCCGACCCGTCCTCCCGCCGTCCCCTCTCCCCGAAACGACGGGCGCCGGATCGCGGGTCGGTCCCGACCTCGGACTGGAGGGGCACCGTCACAGCGACGAGTGGCACTACGCCCATCTCTACGCGCCAGGCGCGGTCGTGCGCGGCTCGCGGATGCCCGCATCGCGGCACCTGTTCCGTCCCTCCGGCGGGCTTCCCTCGCCGACGCCCGACGCACGCCGCCTGGTCGCCTACCTCCAGGCGCTCGGCCGCGGGCGGCGCGACATCTGGGCGGAATGGCGGGGGCGCGAGGTGGAGGTCCCGCATCCTCCCGCCTCCGACGGAGCGCTCGCCGATCGAGGACGGGAACTGTACCGCCGGCACTGCGCTTCGTGTCACGGGGAGGCGGGTGACGGCAGGGGAGAGGCCGCCGGCTTCTTCACTATCGCGCCGCGTGACCTGGCCGCCGCGTCGTTCAGGTTCCGATCGACGCCGCTCGCACAGCCGCCCGCCGACGCCGACCTGTTCCGGACGATCACTCTCGGCTCCGGGACCGGCGCGGCGATGCCGTCGTTCTACTGGCTGGGGGAGCGGGACCGCTGGGCGCTCGTGCTGGCCGTGAAGGGGTTCTCACCGGCCCTGAACGGCACGGGCCTCGCTGCGGTGCCGGGGGACGCAGAAGAAGACCGCCCCGGAGCCGTGGGGCAACCGGATGCGGCCCGACTCGAGGCTGGCAGGCGGCTCTGGGATGGACTCGGCTGTGCCACCTGCCACGCAAACGACGCGGCCGGGATACCGGGCTCCGCGCCGGACCTGACGCATGCCTGCGCGCTCCGCGCCGGCGCCTCGCCCGAGGCGCTCGACCGATCGATCCGCTGGGGGATCGGGACCGCGATGCCGTCGTACGCCGACGCGGTGCCCGATGCGAGCTCCCGGCGCCTCCTGATCGACTACGTGAGGACCCTCGTGGAAGCAGGTCCGAGTATCCGGCCGGACCGCGAGCCTACTTCGCGGCGTACTCCAGATCGGCCGTGA
- a CDS encoding carboxypeptidase regulatory-like domain-containing protein: protein MSRSRMIPVSLLVPILALWAAGPARAGDIVGKVRYAGTAPVPAKIQVTKDQAVCGKATHVDESLIVGPDKGVMYVVVKVADPKDGKKMTPPKKPALDQNGCKFVPHVEIVPAGQEIDIINSDGILHNIHSFPKNNPPFNKAQPKFKKVMPATFAKPDIVQVKCDVHSWMNGWVVVAEHPYYALTDASGAYTISGVPAGTYTIETWHEKLGKQTKSVTVPATGSVTADLEYAAK from the coding sequence ATGAGCAGATCCCGCATGATTCCGGTGTCCCTCCTCGTTCCCATCCTGGCGCTTTGGGCCGCGGGGCCCGCGCGCGCCGGCGACATCGTCGGCAAGGTCCGGTACGCCGGAACGGCGCCGGTCCCGGCGAAGATTCAGGTCACCAAGGACCAGGCCGTGTGCGGCAAGGCGACGCATGTCGACGAGTCGCTCATCGTCGGCCCCGACAAGGGCGTGATGTATGTCGTCGTCAAGGTCGCCGATCCGAAGGACGGAAAGAAGATGACCCCGCCCAAGAAGCCGGCCCTCGACCAGAACGGCTGCAAGTTCGTCCCGCACGTGGAGATCGTGCCGGCGGGGCAGGAGATCGACATCATCAACAGCGACGGCATCCTGCACAACATCCATTCCTTCCCCAAGAACAACCCGCCTTTCAACAAGGCGCAGCCGAAGTTCAAGAAGGTGATGCCGGCCACGTTCGCGAAGCCGGACATCGTCCAGGTCAAGTGCGACGTCCACAGCTGGATGAACGGCTGGGTCGTCGTGGCGGAGCATCCGTACTACGCCCTCACCGACGCCTCCGGGGCCTACACGATCAGCGGCGTGCCGGCCGGGACCTATACGATCGAGACCTGGCACGAGAAGCTCGGCAAGCAGACCAAGTCGGTCACCGTTCCGGCGACCGGCTCGGTCACGGCCGATCTGGAGTACGCCGCGAAGTAG
- a CDS encoding c-type cytochrome: MPKRTDEYLRNMKAMNALFAASSVGLLLTLVAMVYEDYHRGWKGYQQGFQRLEAEKTRAQIQAEEQKIDQSALQALKDQLAEAQKAASQHGKDLEEARAKLRAIEVANYRDDLSYRTIKSTFDARKFDYEEAAHKGAPNAEAVKKDVDELAKRLEDLRVRLLLHEKEKAEAQAAINVLTGRTDEAAKKIGELTAGITRLEKRLQKVAPSGLMKVAIDLLNAPLLDFVAPTLRIQQVVLDQVPIDINFAKVPRADRCQTCHLAADRAGFEEDPQPYATHPKLNVFLGGSSPHPIEKFGCTPCHGGRDRAVDFLYAVHTPDSADQRKEWEETHGWERDHYWEHPMLARSATEASCLKCHQGVVAVPQAPRLNHGTEVVDRYGCYACHKMRGFENRPKVGPILTRPTAKLLPEWTARWIKNPKAFRPSTRMPRFFGLSNNQEPGDAEREDAEVLGVLAYLTSKSETISYPPLPGRGDAMRGRRLVRTVGCMGCHAIERDEVKPDVLQARARGETADPIAWERRFGPDLSRIGSKARPEWIYQWIRNPKQYNPETRMPSLRLTEQEALDVTAYLASLKDDSAPAEQVAPPRPQPEARDRALLAYLSQRMPPADAQGKIDAMSDADRDVLLGERTIARYGCFGCHLIPGFEKTPQIGTDLSEEGSKPADLLLFGFEPIEHTAPVWFLHKLKDPRSFDAGHQAPFYDRLRMPQFGFSEEQASSVTLLLQGLTKEKMPKESMRLLSARDEAIESGRRLVRDFNCQGCHALDGRGGAVKDAIAQNLVAEGRSEEEAQSIAPSFSPPILEGEGDKVQPDWLFSFLKNPTPIRPWLDVRMPTFGFTDEDADRLVHHFAAREQRTFPFQTLPQAPPQGPEMQAALRMFGPDYFNCWNCHQQGARKPSGPPEGWAPDLTLAFRRLNADWIERWLANPQKMMPGTKMPTFYDPEDPAGSAPPDVLGGDPHRQMKALSAYVFTLGLRRSGAGGPAQP; encoded by the coding sequence GTGCCGAAGCGAACCGACGAATACCTGAGAAACATGAAGGCGATGAACGCGCTCTTCGCCGCGAGCAGCGTCGGCCTCTTGCTGACCCTGGTGGCGATGGTCTACGAGGACTACCACCGCGGCTGGAAGGGGTACCAGCAGGGCTTTCAGCGCCTCGAGGCCGAGAAGACGCGGGCGCAGATCCAGGCGGAGGAGCAGAAGATCGACCAGTCGGCCCTGCAGGCCCTCAAGGACCAGCTCGCGGAGGCGCAGAAGGCGGCCTCCCAGCACGGCAAGGACCTCGAAGAGGCTCGAGCGAAGCTGCGCGCGATCGAGGTGGCCAACTACAGGGACGACCTCAGCTACCGGACGATCAAGTCGACGTTCGACGCCCGGAAGTTCGACTACGAGGAGGCGGCCCACAAGGGCGCTCCGAACGCCGAGGCCGTCAAGAAGGACGTCGACGAGCTCGCGAAGCGGCTCGAGGACCTGCGCGTCCGGCTGCTTCTCCACGAGAAGGAGAAGGCCGAGGCGCAGGCCGCGATCAACGTCCTCACGGGGCGGACGGACGAGGCCGCAAAGAAGATCGGCGAGCTGACCGCGGGGATCACCCGGCTCGAAAAGAGGCTGCAGAAGGTGGCGCCGTCCGGGCTGATGAAGGTCGCCATCGATCTGCTCAACGCTCCCCTGCTGGACTTCGTCGCCCCGACGCTCCGCATCCAGCAGGTGGTCCTCGACCAGGTGCCGATCGACATCAACTTCGCCAAGGTCCCCCGGGCCGACCGCTGCCAGACCTGCCACCTCGCCGCGGACCGGGCCGGGTTCGAGGAGGACCCCCAGCCCTACGCGACCCACCCGAAGCTGAACGTCTTCCTGGGCGGGTCGTCCCCCCACCCGATCGAGAAGTTCGGCTGCACGCCTTGCCACGGGGGCCGTGATCGGGCCGTGGACTTCCTGTACGCGGTCCACACCCCCGACTCGGCGGATCAGAGGAAGGAGTGGGAGGAGACGCACGGCTGGGAGCGCGATCACTACTGGGAGCATCCGATGCTGGCCCGGAGCGCCACGGAGGCCTCCTGCCTGAAGTGCCACCAGGGAGTGGTGGCGGTGCCGCAGGCCCCCCGCCTGAACCATGGCACCGAGGTCGTCGACCGCTACGGCTGCTATGCCTGCCACAAGATGCGCGGCTTCGAGAACCGGCCGAAGGTGGGCCCGATCCTGACGCGCCCCACCGCCAAGCTGCTGCCGGAGTGGACGGCGCGCTGGATCAAGAACCCGAAGGCATTCCGCCCGAGCACGCGCATGCCGCGTTTCTTCGGGCTGTCGAACAACCAGGAGCCGGGCGATGCGGAGCGCGAGGACGCCGAGGTCCTGGGCGTCCTGGCCTACCTGACCTCCAAGTCGGAGACCATCTCCTACCCGCCGCTCCCCGGACGCGGCGACGCGATGCGCGGCCGGAGGCTGGTGCGGACGGTCGGCTGCATGGGCTGCCACGCCATCGAGCGTGACGAGGTCAAGCCGGACGTCCTCCAGGCGCGGGCCCGCGGCGAGACGGCCGACCCGATCGCCTGGGAGCGGCGCTTCGGCCCCGACCTGTCGCGCATCGGCAGCAAGGCCCGGCCGGAGTGGATCTACCAGTGGATCCGGAACCCCAAGCAGTACAATCCCGAAACGCGCATGCCGAGCCTGCGCCTCACCGAGCAGGAGGCGCTCGACGTCACGGCTTACCTGGCGTCCTTGAAGGACGACTCCGCGCCCGCGGAGCAGGTCGCCCCCCCCAGGCCCCAGCCCGAGGCGCGCGACCGGGCGCTCCTCGCCTACCTGTCGCAGCGCATGCCGCCGGCGGACGCGCAGGGGAAGATCGACGCGATGAGCGATGCGGATCGCGACGTCCTGCTCGGGGAGCGGACGATCGCGCGCTACGGCTGCTTCGGGTGCCACCTCATCCCGGGATTCGAGAAGACGCCGCAGATCGGCACCGACCTGTCCGAGGAAGGGAGCAAGCCGGCCGACCTCCTGCTCTTCGGATTCGAGCCCATCGAGCACACCGCCCCGGTCTGGTTCCTGCACAAGCTCAAGGATCCGCGATCGTTCGATGCCGGACACCAGGCGCCGTTCTACGACCGCCTGCGCATGCCGCAGTTCGGCTTCAGCGAGGAGCAGGCCTCGTCCGTCACGCTCCTCCTGCAGGGCCTGACCAAGGAGAAGATGCCGAAGGAGAGCATGCGCCTCCTGTCGGCGCGCGACGAGGCGATTGAGTCCGGCCGCCGCCTGGTACGGGACTTCAACTGCCAGGGATGCCATGCGCTCGACGGTCGCGGCGGCGCCGTCAAGGACGCCATCGCCCAGAACCTGGTCGCCGAGGGGCGCTCCGAGGAGGAGGCGCAATCGATCGCGCCGAGCTTCTCCCCTCCCATCCTGGAGGGGGAGGGGGACAAGGTGCAGCCGGACTGGCTGTTCTCCTTCCTGAAAAACCCCACGCCGATCAGGCCGTGGCTGGACGTGCGCATGCCGACGTTCGGCTTCACGGACGAGGACGCCGATCGACTCGTCCATCACTTCGCCGCACGCGAGCAGCGGACCTTCCCCTTCCAGACGCTGCCTCAGGCCCCCCCGCAGGGACCGGAGATGCAGGCGGCTCTCAGGATGTTCGGTCCCGACTATTTCAACTGCTGGAACTGCCACCAGCAGGGGGCGCGCAAGCCGTCCGGACCGCCCGAGGGATGGGCCCCCGACCTGACGCTGGCCTTCCGGCGGCTCAATGCCGACTGGATCGAGCGCTGGCTGGCGAACCCGCAGAAGATGATGCCCGGGACGAAAATGCCGACCTTCTACGATCCGGAGGATCCCGCCGGGTCGGCTCCCCCGGACGTCCTGGGCGGGGATCCGCACCGACAGATGAAGGCGCTCAGCGCCTACGTGTTCACGCTCGGCCTGAGGCGCTCCGGTGCGGGCGGGCCGGCGCAGCCCTAG
- a CDS encoding cytochrome b N-terminal domain-containing protein, producing the protein MSLLKKLWEYTRNTQVWNSIFRHGPPDTARNRGLAVLTNVYLHLHPVKVRKSGIRLRFTWCMGGITFFLFLVEVATGLLLMFYYHPTVEYAYVDIVDLREQVPLGVMRELHRWGAHAMVITVWLHMLRVFMTGSYKPPREFNWNVGVLLLVLTLLLSFTGYLLPWDQLAMWAVTVGSNMARATPLLGHEGPGASLLKIGDISLVNAGNDARFALLAGRFVGAGALLRFYVLHCVGIPLVATILMAVHFWRVRKDGGISGPV; encoded by the coding sequence ATGTCTCTTCTGAAGAAGCTCTGGGAGTACACCCGCAACACCCAGGTGTGGAATTCCATCTTCCGGCACGGCCCGCCGGACACCGCCCGCAACCGCGGCCTGGCCGTCCTGACGAACGTCTACCTGCACCTGCACCCGGTCAAGGTGCGCAAGAGCGGAATCCGCCTGCGCTTCACCTGGTGCATGGGGGGGATCACCTTCTTCCTGTTCCTGGTGGAGGTGGCGACCGGCCTGCTGCTGATGTTTTATTACCACCCCACGGTCGAGTACGCCTACGTGGACATCGTGGACCTGCGCGAGCAGGTGCCCCTGGGCGTGATGCGCGAGCTGCACCGCTGGGGCGCCCATGCCATGGTGATCACCGTGTGGCTGCACATGCTGCGGGTCTTCATGACCGGCTCGTACAAGCCACCCCGCGAGTTCAACTGGAACGTCGGCGTGCTGCTCCTGGTGCTGACCCTCCTCCTCTCGTTCACCGGCTACCTGCTCCCGTGGGACCAGCTGGCCATGTGGGCGGTCACGGTCGGCTCGAACATGGCGCGGGCCACGCCGCTCCTGGGGCACGAGGGCCCCGGGGCGAGCCTGCTCAAGATCGGCGACATCAGCCTGGTGAACGCCGGGAACGACGCGCGCTTCGCGCTCCTGGCCGGCCGGTTCGTCGGCGCCGGCGCGCTCCTGCGCTTCTACGTCCTGCACTGCGTGGGCATTCCGCTGGTCGCGACCATCCTGATGGCCGTCCACTTCTGGCGCGTCCGCAAGGACGGCGGAATCTCGGGACCCGTCTGA
- a CDS encoding HEAT repeat domain-containing protein, whose amino-acid sequence MRDRRQDETPDLRSDTDIPGGIRYDPDLAVHEPAEVPAEPAAPSRRLSPILLFPVGLAGLAIAVYVLFGMIAGEGKPPSSYLDEIRLRRVDAWQPAFELSRLLAQEGHAVRDPGFATDLIALFEASRDADPRVRRYLALSLGEIRDPRGVDALTAALADADEQTTIYAAWALGAIGDRRAAAALLPLLDHPDAGLRKIAAYALGGIDAPEALAPLRTLLNDPVEDVAWNAALALARRQDPAGLPLLARMIDRTYLDQVQRPDDTGRPRSLTEDQKEDAILNALRALAGLRDRGRLDALQALGASDPSLRVRQAALETIEALGKTP is encoded by the coding sequence ATGAGAGACCGCAGGCAGGATGAGACGCCCGATCTGCGTTCGGACACCGACATCCCGGGCGGCATCCGTTACGATCCCGACCTGGCGGTGCACGAGCCGGCCGAGGTGCCGGCGGAGCCGGCCGCGCCGTCGCGCCGCCTGTCGCCCATCCTGCTCTTCCCCGTCGGGCTCGCGGGACTGGCCATCGCGGTCTATGTCCTCTTCGGCATGATCGCGGGCGAGGGGAAGCCCCCCTCCTCCTACCTCGATGAGATCCGCCTGCGTCGCGTGGACGCATGGCAGCCGGCCTTCGAGCTGTCGAGACTCCTGGCCCAGGAGGGCCATGCGGTCCGTGACCCCGGGTTCGCCACTGATCTCATCGCGCTCTTCGAGGCCTCGCGCGACGCCGATCCGCGGGTTCGCCGATACCTGGCGCTGTCGCTGGGAGAGATCCGCGATCCCCGCGGCGTCGACGCCCTCACGGCCGCCCTGGCCGACGCGGACGAGCAGACCACGATCTACGCCGCCTGGGCGCTGGGGGCGATCGGCGACCGGCGCGCCGCGGCGGCTCTCCTGCCCCTCCTCGATCACCCGGATGCGGGGCTCCGCAAAATCGCGGCCTATGCGCTGGGGGGGATCGATGCGCCCGAGGCCCTGGCGCCCCTCCGGACCCTCCTCAACGATCCGGTCGAGGACGTCGCCTGGAACGCCGCTCTGGCCCTCGCACGCAGGCAGGACCCTGCCGGCCTTCCGCTCCTGGCGCGCATGATCGATCGCACCTACCTCGATCAGGTGCAGCGGCCGGACGACACGGGGCGCCCCCGATCCCTCACGGAGGACCAGAAGGAGGACGCGATCCTGAACGCCCTCCGGGCCCTCGCCGGACTGCGCGACCGCGGACGGCTCGACGCCCTGCAGGCCCTCGGGGCATCCGACCCGAGCCTGCGTGTCCGCCAGGCCGCCCTCGAGACCATCGAGGCGCTCGGGAAGACCCCCTAG
- the moaC gene encoding cyclic pyranopterin monophosphate synthase MoaC — protein sequence MKRSPRRRGHTPARLTHLDRKGQARMVDVSGKPPTLREAVAGGSIRMSRPAWRAIRSGRAGKGDAIALARVAGIAAAKRTSELIPLCHAIPLEHVGVDIRLGRDGMSVDVEATARARWSTGVEMEALVAAATALLTLYDMVKAVDRGMTIESVRLLRKSGGRSGLYTRT from the coding sequence ATGAAACGATCACCCCGAAGACGAGGGCACACCCCCGCGCGCCTGACCCACCTGGATCGGAAGGGGCAGGCGCGCATGGTCGACGTGAGCGGCAAGCCGCCGACCCTCAGGGAGGCGGTCGCCGGCGGATCGATCCGGATGAGCCGCCCGGCCTGGCGCGCCATCCGCTCGGGCCGGGCCGGCAAGGGGGACGCGATCGCGCTGGCGCGCGTGGCCGGCATCGCGGCGGCCAAGAGGACCTCCGAGCTGATCCCGTTGTGCCACGCCATTCCCCTGGAGCACGTCGGCGTCGACATCCGCCTTGGCAGGGACGGGATGAGCGTCGACGTGGAGGCGACGGCGCGCGCGCGGTGGAGCACCGGCGTCGAGATGGAGGCCCTAGTCGCCGCCGCGACCGCCCTGCTCACCCTCTACGACATGGTGAAGGCGGTCGATCGCGGCATGACGATCGAGTCGGTCCGGCTTCTGCGGAAGAGCGGCGGCCGGAGCGGCCTGTACACCCGGACCTAG
- a CDS encoding Rieske 2Fe-2S domain-containing protein, with the protein MTDENRNPTPGTPAPQGQAPAPGPAAAQPVVPPAAAKPAAPSPAPAKAAADMTRRGFLSTLGVAWTAFAAACGAGAIATTRFMFPNVLFEPPQQFKAGFPSDFLVGTVDQRFKESFGAWIVRNEQEIYVLRTVCTHLGCTPNWLEAENKFKCPCHGSGFYRSGINYEGPAPRPLERYRIVLADDGQILIDKTKIYAYEKGEWENPESFLKV; encoded by the coding sequence GTGACGGACGAGAACCGGAACCCCACTCCAGGAACGCCGGCGCCGCAGGGCCAGGCCCCCGCGCCGGGGCCCGCGGCCGCTCAGCCGGTGGTCCCTCCCGCCGCCGCGAAGCCGGCCGCCCCCTCCCCCGCTCCGGCGAAGGCGGCCGCGGACATGACGCGCCGCGGCTTTCTCTCGACCCTGGGCGTCGCCTGGACGGCGTTCGCCGCCGCCTGCGGGGCCGGGGCGATCGCGACGACACGCTTCATGTTCCCGAACGTCCTGTTCGAGCCGCCGCAGCAGTTCAAGGCCGGCTTTCCGAGCGATTTCCTCGTCGGCACCGTCGATCAACGCTTCAAGGAGTCCTTCGGGGCCTGGATCGTGCGCAACGAGCAGGAGATCTACGTGCTCCGGACGGTCTGCACGCACCTGGGATGCACGCCGAACTGGCTGGAGGCCGAGAACAAGTTCAAGTGCCCCTGCCACGGCAGCGGCTTCTACCGTTCGGGGATCAACTACGAAGGTCCCGCCCCGCGCCCGCTGGAGCGCTACCGCATCGTGCTGGCGGACGACGGGCAGATCCTGATCGACAAGACGAAAATCTACGCCTACGAAAAGGGCGAGTGGGAGAATCCCGAGTCGTTCCTGAAAGTCTGA
- the mgtE gene encoding magnesium transporter yields MTSTQTHVQAPKPPRGGRAYTRVIRRFVRLGALEDVARLLDRMRAPDVVQILRSLAPAERKAFLEVLLAHERAGEVLAGLPQAQMAEILAHAGDERVATLVSRQAPDEATDLLRLLPEERADAVLKLLDEKTAATLYRLMTYGPATAGGMMTTRFVALDRHTRVGEAIARIRSEPEAEMVFYLYVVDETMRLEGVVSLRQLVLARHDQELREIMNQKVIQVRIDTPRAEVAEVIARYNLLAVPVVDSGNVLAGIITVDDVIDAITDETTREMYRMAGLNTEDRIGTPARESVRRRLPWMVINLGTAVLASSVVSLFEGSIARVVALATFMPVVAGMGGNGATQALTVIIRGIALGEIDFSSARRAILKEVTVGASIGVATGLLMALIAIVWKGNPMLGLVICLAMMINLLVAGAAGAAIPLVLKWMKLDPALGSGVIVTTFTDCCGFLAFLGLGTLLLDYLS; encoded by the coding sequence GTGACCTCAACCCAGACGCACGTCCAGGCGCCCAAGCCGCCGCGCGGCGGGCGCGCCTACACGCGGGTCATCCGCCGGTTCGTCCGGCTCGGAGCCCTCGAGGACGTGGCGCGCCTGCTCGATCGCATGCGCGCGCCGGACGTGGTGCAGATTCTGAGGTCGCTCGCGCCGGCGGAGCGCAAGGCGTTCCTGGAGGTCCTCCTCGCCCACGAGCGCGCCGGCGAGGTCCTGGCCGGCCTGCCGCAGGCCCAGATGGCGGAGATCCTGGCTCACGCGGGGGACGAGCGCGTCGCGACGCTGGTGTCGCGGCAGGCCCCCGACGAGGCGACCGATCTCCTCCGCCTCCTTCCCGAAGAACGGGCCGACGCCGTCCTGAAGCTCCTGGACGAGAAGACCGCCGCCACCCTCTATCGCCTGATGACCTATGGCCCGGCGACGGCCGGCGGCATGATGACCACGCGGTTCGTGGCGCTCGATCGGCACACGCGCGTCGGCGAGGCGATCGCACGCATCCGCAGCGAGCCGGAGGCGGAGATGGTCTTCTACCTCTACGTCGTTGACGAAACCATGCGCCTGGAGGGCGTGGTGTCCCTGCGGCAGCTCGTCCTGGCGCGGCACGACCAGGAGCTGCGGGAGATCATGAATCAAAAAGTAATCCAGGTGCGCATCGACACGCCGCGCGCCGAGGTCGCGGAGGTCATCGCGCGCTACAACCTGCTGGCGGTGCCGGTGGTCGACTCCGGCAACGTGCTCGCAGGGATCATCACCGTCGACGACGTCATCGACGCCATCACCGACGAGACGACGCGCGAGATGTACCGCATGGCCGGACTGAACACCGAGGACCGCATCGGCACGCCGGCGCGCGAGTCGGTGCGCCGCCGGCTCCCCTGGATGGTGATCAACCTGGGGACCGCCGTCCTGGCCTCGTCGGTCGTGTCGCTCTTCGAGGGGTCCATCGCCCGGGTGGTGGCGCTCGCGACCTTCATGCCCGTCGTCGCCGGCATGGGGGGCAACGGCGCCACCCAGGCCCTGACCGTCATCATCCGCGGCATCGCGCTGGGGGAGATCGACTTCAGCTCGGCGCGGCGCGCCATCCTCAAGGAGGTCACCGTCGGCGCCTCGATCGGTGTGGCGACCGGCCTCCTGATGGCGCTGATCGCCATCGTGTGGAAGGGAAACCCGATGCTCGGCCTGGTGATCTGCCTCGCGATGATGATCAACCTGCTCGTGGCCGGCGCCGCCGGCGCCGCCATCCCGCTGGTCCTGAAATGGATGAAGCTCGATCCCGCGCTGGGATCGGGGGTGATCGTCACGACCTTCACGGACTGCTGCGGCTTCCTGGCGTTTCTGGGGCTCGGCACGCTCCTTCTCGACTACCTCTCGTAG